A window of the Microtus pennsylvanicus isolate mMicPen1 chromosome 4, mMicPen1.hap1, whole genome shotgun sequence genome harbors these coding sequences:
- the Fam193b gene encoding protein FAM193B isoform X9 — protein MKGGALGGIPGEPAVDHRDVDELLEFINSTEPKVPNSARAAKRARHKLKKKEKEKARLATEALKQVNRVSGSQELRPARERLLEWPDQELDRVNNFLSSRLQEIKSTVKDSLCASFSMCELNLDSSGFKEGTVEPHSQTLPPSDLNGSSEQQPDINLDLSPLTLGSLQSHTLQAPSEPVIPWAERRAPHPAWTEVRGPPPGTPENGLVRRLNTVPNLSRVIWVKTPKPGNLSSEESSKEVPSCKQELAEPVTTGGKQRKSKKQGNQAKKSEAGPAPGNLEAPSAKSQTSNSKQPGKGPEPAKVGNCAEPGEGSRGSRPGPSWADNPKIEKKGSSWQNWPGEAKARTLEQESVQTPGPAKPQSLSQGKGRSRRSRKQEKSASSLDDVFLPKDMDGVEMDETDREVEYFKRFCLDSAKQTRQKVAVNWTNFSLKKTTPSTAQ, from the exons ATGAAGGGGGGCGCCCTGGGCGGGATCCCTGGGGAGCCTGCGGTGGACCACCGAGATGTGGATGAGCTGCTGGAATTCATCAACAGCACGGAGCCCAAAGTCCCCAACAGCGCCAGGGCTGCCAAGCGGGCCCGGCACAAGCTGAAAAAGAAG GAAAAAGAGAAGGCCCGGTTGGCAACAGAAGCTCTGAAGCAGGTGAATCGTGTTTCTGGAAGCCAGGAGCTAAGACCTGCCAGGGAAAGGCTCCTAGAGTGGCCTGACCAGGAACTGGACCGGGTCAATAACTTCCTGAGTAGCCGCTTACAGGAGATCAAGAGCACCGTCAAAGACTCCCTCTGTGCCAGTTTCAGCATGTGTGAGCTCAACCTGGATAGCAGTGGCTTTAAGGAGGGGACTGTGGAACCTCATTCCCAGACTCTACCCCCCTCAGACCTCAATGGCTCCTCTGAGCAACAGCCTGATATCAACCTTGACCTGTCCCCTTTGACTTTAGGCTCCCTTCAGAGCCACACATTACAAGCTCCAAGTGAGCCAGTCATACCATGGGCAGAAAGAAGAGCCCCTCACCCAGCATGGACAGAGGTACGGGGTCCCCCTCCTGGTACCCCTGAGAATGGGCTCGTGAGACGACTCAACACTGTGCCCAACTTGTCCCGGGTGATCTGGGTCAAGACACCCAAGCCAGGCAACCTAAGCTCTGAGGAAAGTTCGAAGGAAGTTCCCAGTTGCAAGCAGGAGCTGGCTGAGCCTGTAACCACAGGtgggaagcaaagaaagagcaagaaacaGGGAAATCAAGCAAAGAAGAGTGAGGCTGGTCCGGCCCCAGGCAACCTAGAGGCGCCCAGTGCCAAGAGCCAGACATCTAACTCCAAGCAGCCAGGCAAGGGCCCAGAGCCTGCCAAAGTGGGTAATTGCGCAGAACCTGGAGAGGGCAGCCGGGGGAGCCGGCCAGGACCAAGTTGGGCTGACAACCCCAAAATTGAGAAGAAGGGTagttcctggcagaactggccagGTGAGGCCAAGGCACGGACTCTGGAGCAGGAATCTGTGCAGACCCCAGGCCCAGCAAAGCCACAGAGCTTGTCCCAGGGCAAAGGTCGCAGCCGCAGGAGCCGCAAACAGGAGAAGTCAGCCTCCTCCTTGG ACGATGTGTTCCTGCCCAAGGACATGGATGGGGTGGAGATGGATGAGACAGACCGCGAGGTGGAGTACTTCAAGAG GTTCTGTTTGGATTCTGCAAAGCAAACTCGTCAGAAAGTTGCTGTGAACTGGACCAACTTCAGCCTCAAGAAAACCACTCCTAGCACAGCTCAGTGA